One segment of Prionailurus bengalensis isolate Pbe53 chromosome E3, Fcat_Pben_1.1_paternal_pri, whole genome shotgun sequence DNA contains the following:
- the KCTD7 gene encoding BTB/POZ domain-containing protein KCTD7 — protein MVVVTGREPDSRRPDGAMSSSDAEDDFLEPATPTATQAGHALPLLPQEFPEVVPLNIGGAHFTTRLSTLRRYEDTMLAAMFSGRHYIPTDSEGRYFIDRDGTHFGDVLNFLRSGDLPPRERVRAVYKEAQYYAIGPLLEQLENMQPLKGEKVRQAFLGLMPYYKDHLERIVEIARLRAVQRKARFAKLKVCVFKEEMPITPYECPLLNSLRFERSESDGQLFEHHCEVDVSFGPWEAVADVYDLLHCLVTDLSAQGLTVDHQCIGVCDKHLINHYYCKRPIYEFKITWW, from the exons ATGGTGGTAGTCACGGGGCGGGAGCCAGACAGCCGTCGCCCGGACGGTGCCATGTCCAGCTCCGACGCCGAAGACGACTTTCTGGAGCCGGCCACCCCGACGGCCACGCAGGCGGGGCACGCGCTGCCCCTGCTGCCCCAGGAG TTTCCTGAGGTTGTTCCCCTTAACATTGGAGGGGCTCACTTCACCACACGCCTGTCCACCCTGCGGCGCTATGAAGACACCATGCTGGCGGCCATGTTCAGCGGGCGACATTACATTCCCACAGACTCCGAGGGCCGGTACTTCATTGACCGGGATGGCACCCACTTTGG AGATGTGCTGAATTTCCTGCGCTCAGGGGACCTGCCACCCCGGGAGCGTGTACGGGCTGTGTACAAAGAGGCTCAGTACTATGCCATCGGGCCCCTCCTGGAGCAGCTAGAGAACATGCAGCCTCTGAAGGGGGAGAAAGTGCGCCAGGCATTTCTGGGACTCATGCCTTATTACAAAG ACCACTTGGAGCGGATTGTGGAGATTGCCCGGCTGCGTGCAGTACAGCGGAAGGCCCGTTTTGCCAAGCTCAAGGTCTGTGTCTTCAAGGAGGAGATGCCCATCACCCCCTATGAGTGTCCGCTTCTCAACTCCCTGCGCTTCGAGCGGAGTGAGAGTGATGGGCAGCTCTTTGAGCACCACTGCGAAGTGGATGTATCTTTTGGGCCCTGGGAGGCTGTGGCTGATGTTTATGACCTACTGCACTGCCTGGTCACGGACCTCTCAGCCCAGGGCCTCACTGTGGACCATCAGTGCATCGGGGTGTGTGACAAGCACCTCATCAACCACTACTACTGCAAGCGCCCCATCTATGAGTTCAAGATCACATGGTG